The Lewinella sp. 4G2 nucleotide sequence TCTGGAGAGCCTGGTTACTGCAGACTATAGACTACTGACTACAGACTAAAACCGTACCCGCCCAATAGCCCGTAGGAAAAAAGGTGCCCCCGGCGTAAAGTGAATCTCTTCCGTCGGTGAAGTCTCATTAAACAAACGGCTTTCCGTTGCAAACTGAGTTTCCTCCCACTCCGTATCCAGCAAGTTCTGCGCCTCCAACCCGATCGTGAAGGCACCGATCCGGTAATTAAGGTTGGCGTCAACGATGCCGTAACCCTTTGCTACGATGCTGTTGTCCTCGTTAGCGGGCCGGTCCGCCAGGTAACGGTAACGGAGCCCGGCGGTCCACTTATCGGACTTATAGCTCAGCCCGCCCGTGCTCGTAAAGGGAGGGGCCAGGGGGATGTAATCCTCCCCTTCCAATTCTTCGGTACTCCGGGCGAATGCGTAGTTCACGTCCAAATCGGCAAACAGACCTCTGGCCAACTGAGCGCGGACCCCGAAGTCAACTCCTAAACGGCGGGTCTCACCACTGGGCTCAACGATGCCGGCGTCACCGACGTAGACGAATTCCTGGTCGAGCAGCAGCGCCCAGAGTGCTGCGTTGACGATCACCCCCGGGGTGGGGCGGTAAATGAAACCAAGATCACCACCGTAGGCCGCCGGAAGGATGTCGTCCGCCGAATTATCCAGTACCACACGGGTATCATTGGAATGGAACCCAATCCCGGTCTTCAAAAATAATTGCAACTCATTATTAGCATTGTACATGAAATTCAGCTTGGGGCTGACGCGGCTCGCCGTCTGCTCCTGCCGGTCGTACAGCGTCGCCAGTCCGTCCACGTAGTTGAACTGGAAGTAGTCGAAGCGAAGGCCGGTATTGATGAGTAAGTTGCCAAACTCCATCTCCCCGTTCACGTATCCAAAGAGGTTGCTCTCATCGATGTCTCCCTGCTGGACGAAACTGCGCTCCGTCGTACGGTTAATCGTATTGGCCAAGCCGTTATCATCGCTATTGTCGTAGCGTAAGCCGACGCCGGACTTGATCAACAACTCCCGATCAGCCACGTAAACGGCTTTGTTCAGTTCCGTGGACAAGCCAAAAATATCCCGCTCCTCCCGCTGGCGAATCTGATCACCGTTGACGGGGTCCTCCAGGAAGAAAGTAAAGTTGGAGAACAGCTCGAAATCGTACCGGGAGTAGAATGCGGACGTTTTCACAAAAGTGTTTCGGTCCACCACCTTGTTGTAATTGACGGCAACGTTCGTCCGGCTGGTGTACCCACCCTCCGTATCGTCGATGGCTCCGAAGCGGCCAATCAGACCACTTTCAACGGCACGAACCGGGATCTGCCCCGAGGCATCCCACTTACTCGTGAAGTGGCTGGCCAGCAGGGAAACCTTACTCTTGTCACGAAGTACGCCCGTGTATTTGCCCATCACGTTGAAGCGACTGAAGTGCTGGGAAGAATCGAAGGGGCCATCCGTCAGGGTATACGCCGTCGCCAAGTAGGCATTATGGTTATCACTGGAAAGCACGTCGATTAGGCTCGTCAAACGCCGGGTGTTGAAGCTACCGTACTCGATTCCGGCGCTGCTGGATTCAAGGC carries:
- a CDS encoding TonB-dependent receptor plug domain-containing protein — protein: MRSFSRLILLLSLAFTATLNAQSHAGHDHNHPVDRLNGRVVDEASRPVIGAYVIHVGHEHHAHTNELGYFTLDEVDAGDSIMISYLGYLTQTVLVPNQPVEIEIRMREGSFNLNEVVIRPGVEALNVITSIDLAVRPVASAQEVLRSVPGLVIGQHAGGGKAEQIFLRGFDVDHGTDVAISVDGLPVNMVSHAHGQGYADLHFIIPETIEKIDFGKGPYYADVGNFNTAGYVNFALKERLESSSAGIEYGSFNTRRLTSLIDVLSSDNHNAYLATAYTLTDGPFDSSQHFSRFNVMGKYTGVLRDKSKVSLLASHFTSKWDASGQIPVRAVESGLIGRFGAIDDTEGGYTSRTNVAVNYNKVVDRNTFVKTSAFYSRYDFELFSNFTFFLEDPVNGDQIRQREERDIFGLSTELNKAVYVADRELLIKSGVGLRYDNSDDNGLANTINRTTERSFVQQGDIDESNLFGYVNGEMEFGNLLINTGLRFDYFQFNYVDGLATLYDRQEQTASRVSPKLNFMYNANNELQLFLKTGIGFHSNDTRVVLDNSADDILPAAYGGDLGFIYRPTPGVIVNAALWALLLDQEFVYVGDAGIVEPSGETRRLGVDFGVRAQLARGLFADLDVNYAFARSTEELEGEDYIPLAPPFTSTGGLSYKSDKWTAGLRYRYLADRPANEDNSIVAKGYGIVDANLNYRIGAFTIGLEAQNLLDTEWEETQFATESRLFNETSPTEEIHFTPGAPFFLRAIGRVRF